One genomic region from Lathamus discolor isolate bLatDis1 chromosome 9, bLatDis1.hap1, whole genome shotgun sequence encodes:
- the ZDHHC9 gene encoding palmitoyltransferase ZDHHC9 isoform X2, with protein sequence MATLLRTSFSDPGVIPRALPDEAAFIEMEIEATNGTVPQGQRPPPRIKNFQINNQIVKLKYCYTCKIFRPPRASHCSICDNCVERFDHHCPWVGNCVGKRNYRYFYLFILSLSLLTIYIFTFNIVYVALKSLKIGFLNTLKETPGTVLEVLICFFTLWSVVGLTGFHTFLVALNQTTNEDIKGSWTGKNRVQNPYSHGNIVKNCCEVLCGPLPPSVLDRRGILQQEESTAQAELCLRVPSAALGTEEQTEGSGVPQEDGSLPHANAGSEASVRRVPAPPLSHAEMPEEKQLTSGELPVPPQDAGQAEH encoded by the exons ATGGCCACGCTCCTGAGGACCAGCTTCAGCGACCCTGGCGTGATCCCCAGGGCGCTGCCGGACGAGGCAGCCTTCATCGAGATGGAGATTG AGGCCACCAACGGGACAGTGCCGCAGGGCCAGCGCCCACCCCCGCGCATTAAGAACTTCCAGATCAACAACCAGATTGTGAAGCTGAAGTACTGCTACACGTGTAAGATCTTCCGTCCGCCCCGAGCCTCGCACTGCAGCATCTGCGACAACTGTGTGG AGCGCTTCGACCATCACTGCCCCTGGGTGGGCAACTGCGTGGGGAAGAGGAACTACCGCTACTTCTACCTCTTCATCCTCTCGCTCTCACTCCTCACCATCTACATCTTCACCTTCAACATAGTCTACGTAGCATTGA AATCTCTGAAGATTGGGTTTCTGAACACATTGAAGGAAACCCCAGGGAC TGTACTGGAGGTGCTCATCTGTTTCTTCACCCTGTGGTCGGTGGTGGGGTTAACTGGATTCCATACCTTCCTGGTGGCACTGAATCAGACAACCAATGAAGAC ATTAAGGGGTCCTGGACTGGGAAGAACCGTGTGCAGAATCCCTACAGCCATGGCAACATAGTGAAGAACTGCTGTGAGGTGCTCTGTGGGCCCCTGCCCCCCAG CGTCCTGGACAGACGAGGCAtcttgcagcaggaggagagcacGGCACAGGCGGAGTTGTGCCTACGGGTGCCCAGTGCTGCTCTGGGCACTGAGGAACAGACAGAGGGGAGCGGGGTGCCGCAGGAGGATGGGAGTCTTCCACACGCCAATGCTGGGAGCGAGGCCTCTGTGCGCAGG GTCCCTGCGCCACCCCTGAGCCATGCTGAGATGCCAGAGGAGAAGCAGCTAACTTCTGGGGAGCTCCCAGTCCCACCCCAGGACGCTGGGCAAGCAGAGCACTAG
- the ZDHHC9 gene encoding palmitoyltransferase ZDHHC9 isoform X1, producing MSVMVARKKVVRKWEKLPGRNTFCCDGRIMMARQKGIFYLTLFLILGTCALFFAFECRYLAVQLSPAIPVFAAVLFLFAMATLLRTSFSDPGVIPRALPDEAAFIEMEIEATNGTVPQGQRPPPRIKNFQINNQIVKLKYCYTCKIFRPPRASHCSICDNCVERFDHHCPWVGNCVGKRNYRYFYLFILSLSLLTIYIFTFNIVYVALKSLKIGFLNTLKETPGTVLEVLICFFTLWSVVGLTGFHTFLVALNQTTNEDIKGSWTGKNRVQNPYSHGNIVKNCCEVLCGPLPPSVLDRRGILQQEESTAQAELCLRVPSAALGTEEQTEGSGVPQEDGSLPHANAGSEASVRRVPAPPLSHAEMPEEKQLTSGELPVPPQDAGQAEH from the exons ATGTCGGTGATGGTGGCGAGGAAGAAGGTGGTTCGGAAATGGGAGAAGCTGccgggcaggaacaccttctgCTGCGACGGCCGCATCATGATGGCCCGGCAGAAGGGCATCTTCTACCTGACGCTCTTCCTCATTCTTGGCACCTGCGCCCTCTTCTTCGCCTTTGA GTGCCGGTACCTGGCAGTGCAGCTGTCCCCGGCCATCCCCGTGTTTGCAGCAGTTCTCTTCCTGTTCGCCATGGCCACGCTCCTGAGGACCAGCTTCAGCGACCCTGGCGTGATCCCCAGGGCGCTGCCGGACGAGGCAGCCTTCATCGAGATGGAGATTG AGGCCACCAACGGGACAGTGCCGCAGGGCCAGCGCCCACCCCCGCGCATTAAGAACTTCCAGATCAACAACCAGATTGTGAAGCTGAAGTACTGCTACACGTGTAAGATCTTCCGTCCGCCCCGAGCCTCGCACTGCAGCATCTGCGACAACTGTGTGG AGCGCTTCGACCATCACTGCCCCTGGGTGGGCAACTGCGTGGGGAAGAGGAACTACCGCTACTTCTACCTCTTCATCCTCTCGCTCTCACTCCTCACCATCTACATCTTCACCTTCAACATAGTCTACGTAGCATTGA AATCTCTGAAGATTGGGTTTCTGAACACATTGAAGGAAACCCCAGGGAC TGTACTGGAGGTGCTCATCTGTTTCTTCACCCTGTGGTCGGTGGTGGGGTTAACTGGATTCCATACCTTCCTGGTGGCACTGAATCAGACAACCAATGAAGAC ATTAAGGGGTCCTGGACTGGGAAGAACCGTGTGCAGAATCCCTACAGCCATGGCAACATAGTGAAGAACTGCTGTGAGGTGCTCTGTGGGCCCCTGCCCCCCAG CGTCCTGGACAGACGAGGCAtcttgcagcaggaggagagcacGGCACAGGCGGAGTTGTGCCTACGGGTGCCCAGTGCTGCTCTGGGCACTGAGGAACAGACAGAGGGGAGCGGGGTGCCGCAGGAGGATGGGAGTCTTCCACACGCCAATGCTGGGAGCGAGGCCTCTGTGCGCAGG GTCCCTGCGCCACCCCTGAGCCATGCTGAGATGCCAGAGGAGAAGCAGCTAACTTCTGGGGAGCTCCCAGTCCCACCCCAGGACGCTGGGCAAGCAGAGCACTAG
- the UTP14A gene encoding U3 small nucleolar RNA-associated protein 14 homolog A isoform X1, producing MSEEWLGTEAAVSENEDEDEWQEDGERRHRQLLEAVSSLSGRKRRRLAERTEASVQVSEFNVSTKGAGEKLVLSELLQPIRPKSALSSVKNELTQVKQKAAVELPLSKEEAKRVVREAAYLTTSKDVGKWQQIVLQNRRAEQLVFPLKQDIAAVVPLEQVTSAWKARTPLEQEIFGLLHKTKQPITDPLLTPEEAASLQAMGLEEARQRRAELQKARVVQSYYEAKARREKKIKSKKYHRILKKSKRRKALKDFELLQKSDPEAALARLEELEQLRMQERMSLKHQNKGKWARSRAIIAKYDLEARKAIQEQLAKNKELMQKVRVELPEEKPDDVPEEDLPSVTVPTIPTDASRANPWLLGKPSSPAKEPEAQESQGDVLEPGAAESKEEMEEEEEEMSEEEALLQDFVQKRHMRQQRAGSPAGQDADVTEAVSEPPGDIPIPLICAEAEVSAGIELPTGAQEEVLLSQQLGRARTMEDVEALASEEHVEEPEEPVAGGEIGVQQPVVAGAKARVRQQAAAGARTGAQQPVAAAAEARERQPVATGARAGARQPAATGAEMGAQWQPEEGRAGARPARKPASQKQLISLQAVLEGRSQEVQCPSLPVLLEEEEGGIDQRGVITEAFAGDDVVADFRREKHKAEQDAKPQPVNLVLPGWGEWGGSGLKPSTRKIKRFLLKPPPAPPRKDQHLPHVIMSEKRNIYAAAHQVSELPFPFERHQQFEQSIRAPVGATWNTQRAFQKLTAPRVITRSGHIIQPISAEDVPAAARPALELVPELRVQPGRRRGRTGL from the exons ATGTCGGAGGAGTGGCTGGGGACGGAGGCGGCCGTGAGCGAGAATGAAGATGAGGATGAG TGGCAGGAGGACGGCGAGCGGCGGCACCGGCAGCTCCTGGAGGCGGTCAGCTCCCTGTCCGGACGGAAGCG CCGGAGGCTGGCAGAGCGCACGGAGGCCAGTGTGCAGGTGTCCGAGTTCAACGTCAGCACCAAAG gggctggggagaagctgGTTCTGTCggagctcctgcagcccatccGCCCCAAATCTGCCCTGAGCAGCGTGAAGAATGAGCTGACCCAAGTGAAGCAGAAGGCAGCGGTAGAGCTGCCGCTCAGCAAGGAGGAGGCCAAGCGG GTCGTGAGGGAAGCTGCCTACCTCACAACTTCCAAAGATGTGGGCAAGTGGCAGCAGATTGTGCTGCAGAACCGGCGTGCTGAGCAGCTGGTGTTCCCACTCAAGCAGGACATTGCCGCAGTCGTACCTCTGGAGCAGGTGACTTCAGCCTGGAAG GCCCGAACTCCCCTGGAGCAGGAGATCTTTGGGCTGCTCCACAAGACGAAGCAGCCTATCACTGATCCACTCCTGACACCAGAGGAGGCAGCCTCGCTGCAGGCAATGGGCTTGGAGGAG GCCCGGCAGCGgcgggcagagctgcagaaggcTCGGGTCGTGCAGTCCTACTATGAAGCCAAGGCTCGGCGAGAGAAGAAGATCAAGAGCAAGAA GTACCATCGCatactgaagaaaagcaagaggcgCAAGGCCTTAAAGGACtttgagctgctgcagaagtcAGACCCTGAGGCCGCCTTGGcaaggctggaggagctggagcagctcaggaTGCAg GAGCGAATGAGCCTTAAGCACCAGAACAAGGGAAAGTGGGCCCGCTCCAGGGCCATTATAGCCAAGTATGACCTAGAG GCTCGCAAGGCCATACAGGAGCAGCTGGCCAAGAACAAGGAGTTGATGCAGAAGGTGCGTGTGGAGCTGCCTGAGGAGAAGCCAGACGATGTGCCTGAGGAGGACCTCCCGTCGGTGACCGTTCCCACCATCCCCACGGATGCCAGCAGAGCAAATCCCTGGCTGTTGGGCAAACCCAGCAGCCCAGCCAAGGAGCCAGAGGCACAGGAGAGTCAGGGAGATGTATTAGAGCCTGGTGCTGCGGAGAGCAaggaggagatggaggaggaggaagaggagatgtCAGAGGAAGAAGCTCTACTACAGGACTTCGTGCAGAAGCGGCACATGCGGCAGCAGCGGGCAGGGAGCCCTGCAGGACAAG ATGCTGATGTGACAGAGGCAGTTTCTGAACCTCCAGGGGACATCCCCATCCCCCTCATCTGTGCAGAGGCAGAGGTGAGTGCAGGGATCGAGCTACCCACTGGTGCCCAGGAGGAGGTTCTGCTCTCACAGCAGCTGGGCCGAGCACGAACAATGGAGGACGTTGAGGCTCTGGCCTCAGAGGAGCATGTGGAGGAGCCAGAGGAGCCAGTGGCTGGAGGAGAGATAGGAGTGCAGCAGCCGGTGGTCGCAGGAGCAAAGGCGAGAGTGCGGCAGCAAGCGGCTGCAGGAGCAAGGACAGGAGCACAGCAGCcggtggctgcagcagcagaggcaagagAACGGCAGCCAGTGGCCACAGGAGCAAGGGCAGGAGCGCGGCAGCCAGCAGCCACAGGAGCAGAGATGGGAGCGCAGTGGCAGCcagaggaaggcagagctggggccaGGCCTGCCAGGAAGCCAGCGTCCCAGAAGCAGCTGATCagcctgcaggcagtgctggagggGCGGTCGCAGGAGGTTCAGTGCCCcagcctgcctgtgctgctggaggaggag GAGGGAGGCATCGACCAGCGCGGGGTGATCACGGAGGCCTTTGCTGGGGATGATGTGGTCGCTGACTTCCGCCGGGAGAAGCACAAGGCGGAGCAGGATGCAAAGCCACAGCCGGTGAACCTGGTGCTGCCGGGCTGGGGCGAGTGGGGGGGCTCAGGCCTGAAGCCCAGCACCAGGAAGATAAAGCG GTTCCTGCTCAAGCCGCCGCCGGCGCCTCCCAGGAAGGACCAGCACTTGCCCCACGTCATCATGAGTGAAAAGCGCAACATCTACGCAGCAGCACATCAG GTCAGCGAGCTGCCCTTCCCCTTTGAGAGGCACCAGCAGTTTGAGCAGAGCATCCGAGCGCCCGTGGGAGCCACGTGGAACACGCAGCGTGCCTTCCAGAAGCTGACAGCGCCCCGTGTCATCACCCGCAGCGGCCACATCATCCAGCCCATCTCTGCTGAGGACGTTCCTGCCGCAGCCAGGCCCGCACTGGAGCTGGTGCCGGAGCTGAGGGTGCAGCCAGGCCGGCGCCGCGGCAGGACAGGGCTGTAG
- the UTP14A gene encoding U3 small nucleolar RNA-associated protein 14 homolog A isoform X2, whose product MSEEWLGTEAAVSENEDEDEEDGERRHRQLLEAVSSLSGRKRRRLAERTEASVQVSEFNVSTKGAGEKLVLSELLQPIRPKSALSSVKNELTQVKQKAAVELPLSKEEAKRVVREAAYLTTSKDVGKWQQIVLQNRRAEQLVFPLKQDIAAVVPLEQVTSAWKARTPLEQEIFGLLHKTKQPITDPLLTPEEAASLQAMGLEEARQRRAELQKARVVQSYYEAKARREKKIKSKKYHRILKKSKRRKALKDFELLQKSDPEAALARLEELEQLRMQERMSLKHQNKGKWARSRAIIAKYDLEARKAIQEQLAKNKELMQKVRVELPEEKPDDVPEEDLPSVTVPTIPTDASRANPWLLGKPSSPAKEPEAQESQGDVLEPGAAESKEEMEEEEEEMSEEEALLQDFVQKRHMRQQRAGSPAGQDADVTEAVSEPPGDIPIPLICAEAEVSAGIELPTGAQEEVLLSQQLGRARTMEDVEALASEEHVEEPEEPVAGGEIGVQQPVVAGAKARVRQQAAAGARTGAQQPVAAAAEARERQPVATGARAGARQPAATGAEMGAQWQPEEGRAGARPARKPASQKQLISLQAVLEGRSQEVQCPSLPVLLEEEEGGIDQRGVITEAFAGDDVVADFRREKHKAEQDAKPQPVNLVLPGWGEWGGSGLKPSTRKIKRFLLKPPPAPPRKDQHLPHVIMSEKRNIYAAAHQVSELPFPFERHQQFEQSIRAPVGATWNTQRAFQKLTAPRVITRSGHIIQPISAEDVPAAARPALELVPELRVQPGRRRGRTGL is encoded by the exons ATGTCGGAGGAGTGGCTGGGGACGGAGGCGGCCGTGAGCGAGAATGAAGATGAGGATGAG GAGGACGGCGAGCGGCGGCACCGGCAGCTCCTGGAGGCGGTCAGCTCCCTGTCCGGACGGAAGCG CCGGAGGCTGGCAGAGCGCACGGAGGCCAGTGTGCAGGTGTCCGAGTTCAACGTCAGCACCAAAG gggctggggagaagctgGTTCTGTCggagctcctgcagcccatccGCCCCAAATCTGCCCTGAGCAGCGTGAAGAATGAGCTGACCCAAGTGAAGCAGAAGGCAGCGGTAGAGCTGCCGCTCAGCAAGGAGGAGGCCAAGCGG GTCGTGAGGGAAGCTGCCTACCTCACAACTTCCAAAGATGTGGGCAAGTGGCAGCAGATTGTGCTGCAGAACCGGCGTGCTGAGCAGCTGGTGTTCCCACTCAAGCAGGACATTGCCGCAGTCGTACCTCTGGAGCAGGTGACTTCAGCCTGGAAG GCCCGAACTCCCCTGGAGCAGGAGATCTTTGGGCTGCTCCACAAGACGAAGCAGCCTATCACTGATCCACTCCTGACACCAGAGGAGGCAGCCTCGCTGCAGGCAATGGGCTTGGAGGAG GCCCGGCAGCGgcgggcagagctgcagaaggcTCGGGTCGTGCAGTCCTACTATGAAGCCAAGGCTCGGCGAGAGAAGAAGATCAAGAGCAAGAA GTACCATCGCatactgaagaaaagcaagaggcgCAAGGCCTTAAAGGACtttgagctgctgcagaagtcAGACCCTGAGGCCGCCTTGGcaaggctggaggagctggagcagctcaggaTGCAg GAGCGAATGAGCCTTAAGCACCAGAACAAGGGAAAGTGGGCCCGCTCCAGGGCCATTATAGCCAAGTATGACCTAGAG GCTCGCAAGGCCATACAGGAGCAGCTGGCCAAGAACAAGGAGTTGATGCAGAAGGTGCGTGTGGAGCTGCCTGAGGAGAAGCCAGACGATGTGCCTGAGGAGGACCTCCCGTCGGTGACCGTTCCCACCATCCCCACGGATGCCAGCAGAGCAAATCCCTGGCTGTTGGGCAAACCCAGCAGCCCAGCCAAGGAGCCAGAGGCACAGGAGAGTCAGGGAGATGTATTAGAGCCTGGTGCTGCGGAGAGCAaggaggagatggaggaggaggaagaggagatgtCAGAGGAAGAAGCTCTACTACAGGACTTCGTGCAGAAGCGGCACATGCGGCAGCAGCGGGCAGGGAGCCCTGCAGGACAAG ATGCTGATGTGACAGAGGCAGTTTCTGAACCTCCAGGGGACATCCCCATCCCCCTCATCTGTGCAGAGGCAGAGGTGAGTGCAGGGATCGAGCTACCCACTGGTGCCCAGGAGGAGGTTCTGCTCTCACAGCAGCTGGGCCGAGCACGAACAATGGAGGACGTTGAGGCTCTGGCCTCAGAGGAGCATGTGGAGGAGCCAGAGGAGCCAGTGGCTGGAGGAGAGATAGGAGTGCAGCAGCCGGTGGTCGCAGGAGCAAAGGCGAGAGTGCGGCAGCAAGCGGCTGCAGGAGCAAGGACAGGAGCACAGCAGCcggtggctgcagcagcagaggcaagagAACGGCAGCCAGTGGCCACAGGAGCAAGGGCAGGAGCGCGGCAGCCAGCAGCCACAGGAGCAGAGATGGGAGCGCAGTGGCAGCcagaggaaggcagagctggggccaGGCCTGCCAGGAAGCCAGCGTCCCAGAAGCAGCTGATCagcctgcaggcagtgctggagggGCGGTCGCAGGAGGTTCAGTGCCCcagcctgcctgtgctgctggaggaggag GAGGGAGGCATCGACCAGCGCGGGGTGATCACGGAGGCCTTTGCTGGGGATGATGTGGTCGCTGACTTCCGCCGGGAGAAGCACAAGGCGGAGCAGGATGCAAAGCCACAGCCGGTGAACCTGGTGCTGCCGGGCTGGGGCGAGTGGGGGGGCTCAGGCCTGAAGCCCAGCACCAGGAAGATAAAGCG GTTCCTGCTCAAGCCGCCGCCGGCGCCTCCCAGGAAGGACCAGCACTTGCCCCACGTCATCATGAGTGAAAAGCGCAACATCTACGCAGCAGCACATCAG GTCAGCGAGCTGCCCTTCCCCTTTGAGAGGCACCAGCAGTTTGAGCAGAGCATCCGAGCGCCCGTGGGAGCCACGTGGAACACGCAGCGTGCCTTCCAGAAGCTGACAGCGCCCCGTGTCATCACCCGCAGCGGCCACATCATCCAGCCCATCTCTGCTGAGGACGTTCCTGCCGCAGCCAGGCCCGCACTGGAGCTGGTGCCGGAGCTGAGGGTGCAGCCAGGCCGGCGCCGCGGCAGGACAGGGCTGTAG
- the LOC136019566 gene encoding collagen alpha-1(I) chain-like, with amino-acid sequence METPSNRAGRGWFGPPAPVHPPLTPSAVGAGARGARAEGPGASGAGRRGAGGVSGTHLLPEPGGLRGGGGGPRRAPARRRWVGHWALRAAVRRRRRHWQRQPECEGESELRPRRLPGAVVRWPLPPARPAPRGLRLPACRAPALPARGGCAEPAESGGGTGKGGGGNRPGGAGTTGRHGARPHRERRSLRTGGRRMEKEEAAGRALAPRPSRAGRAAPAESAAPAAPGPRRRVRQRGMSPGAAPPSGAGGAGEEPPARPRWARGRRWRWVFPPPPARCFAGRAALRGRSGPGRGVSRLRLTMRGTGLRCAARWIEVFHRPPPAAPGPAGPATAAHTHTQSPCDARHGSAPAVPGRALACSVPVALPGPPRSDPAADSLVRASGRAAPQRPGAAALCGHRPPRPCHAARPRRRHRPAAPSPAPGRPASPGPASRPCLPPGRPPFRSPPAPSDASGLAAPSPVPAHRLPPPPLAAAHPAEGGGILHFPVSAQNRRAVTQSCPRGSAGDAQETPVPPGNSVQPGASQGSGGDWHRQWARARRLRWGCRMVVDLGWGSPESGGAAGGSVLLLPLAVWCHPKAGTHHLQKTLNVALQRDTLRAGENGAGGCSKHSSLRVGSRCHRGHRTSAGARSRYSISAEISRSAPATPGGGSELPRKRAPALPGGDPARGGAGGTPGAARAGRGRASLPLLRVRPGRD; translated from the exons ATGGAGACCCCGTCCAACCGGGCGGGGAGAGGATGGTTCGGGCCGCCCGCTCCCGTCCacccccccctcaccccctcGGCGGTGGGTGCGGGGGCCCGGGGTGCTCGGGCAGAGGGGCCCGGGGCGTCCGGTgcggggcggcgcggcgcgggggGGGTGTCGGGCACGCACCTGCTTCCCGAGCCGGGCGGGCTgcgggggggcggcggcgggccgaGGCGGGCCCCTGCCCGGAGGCGGTGGGTCGGACACTGGGCGCTGCGAGCGGCGGTTCGGCGGCGGCGGAGACACTGGCAGCGGCAGCCGGAGTGTGAGGGCGAGAGCGAGCTGCGGCCGCGGCGGCTGCCGGGAGCTGTAGTCCGGTGGCcgctgccgcccgcccgccccgcgccccggGGACTGCGGCTCCCGGCGTGCCGCGCGCCAGCCCTGCCCGCGCGGGGGGGCTGCGCGGAGCCGGCCGAGTCCGGAGGGGGAACgggcaagggggggggggggaaccgaCCGGGAGGGGCCGGTACCACCGGGCGGCACGGGGCG CGCCCGCACCGGGAGCGGCGCTCGCTCCGCACCggggggaggaggatggagaaggaggaggcggcggggcgggcgctcGCTCCACGCCCGAGCAGAGCTGGACGGGCAGCGCCGGCGGAGAGCGCGGCTCCCGCAGCCCCCGGTCCCCGCCGCCGGGTGCGGCAGCGGGGGATGTCCCCGGGCGCAGCCCCCCCGAGCGGGGCCGGTGGAGCGGGCGAGGAGCCGCCTGCCCGGCCGAGGTGGGCGCGGGGCCGGCGATGGCGCTGGGTGTTCCCCCCGCCCCCGGCCCGGTGCTTCGCCGGGCGGGCAGCGCTGCGGGGCAGGAGCGGCCCCGGGCGGGGGGTGAGTCGCCTCCGCCTCACCATGCGGGGCACGGGGCTGCGCTGCGCGGCGCGGTGGATCGAAGTTTTTCACCGGCCCCCGCCGGCGGCACCGGGGCCCGCAGGCCCGGCGACCgccgcacacacacacacacagagcccctGCGATGCCCGGCACGGGTCGGCCCCCGCGGTGCCCGGCCGCGCCCTGGCCTGCTCCGTTCCGGTCGCCTTACCGGGCCCGCCCCGCAGCGACCCGGCGGCTGACAGCCTCGTACGGGCCTCGGGACGGGCGGCCCCGCAGCGCCCTGGCGCGGCCGCGCTGTGCGGGCACCGTCCGCCCCGGCCCTGCCACgctgcccggccccggcgcAGGcaccgccccgccgccccctcccctgccccgggcagacCGGCCTCCCCCGGGCCGGCCTCTCGCCCCTGCCTACCCCCGGGCCGGCCCCCGTTCCGCAGCCCGCCCGCCCCATCCGACGCCTCCGGCCTGGCAGCTCCCTCCCCGGTCCCCGCGCACCGGCTGCCTCCGCCGCCTCTCGCTGCCGCCCACCCCGCGGAGGGTGGGGGGATCCTCCATTTCCCCGTTTCTGCACAGAATCGGCGGGCAGTGACCCAGTCCTGCCCTCGAGGGTCTGCCGGGGACGCGCAGGAAACACCCGTCCCACCGGGGAACAGCGTTCAGCCGGGTGCCTCACAGGGCTCGGGCGGGGACTGGCACCGGCAGTGGGCGAGGGCCCGGAGGCTGCGCTGGGGATGCAGGATGGTCGTGGATTTGGGCTGGGGGTCACCCGAATCCGGAGGGGCTGCCGGGGGGtccgtgctgctgctgcccctcgcAGTATGGTGCCACCCCAAG gcagggacccACCACCTCCAGAAGACCCTGAATGTGGCACTGCAGCGCGACACGCTCCGGGCGGGTGAAAATGGGGCTGGCGGCTGCTCCAAGCACTCATCACTAAGGGTGGGCAGCCGGTGCCACCGCGGGCACCGCACCTCTGCGGGTGCTAGGTCCCGCTACAGCATCTCGGCGGAAATCTCTCGCTCAG CTCCCGCCACCCCCGGCGGGGGTTCGGAACTCCCGCGGAAGCGGGCACCGGCTCTGCCCGGCGGGGACCCCGCACGGGGCGGCGCGGGGGGGACCCCCGGGGCAGCGCGCGCCGGGAGAGGCCGGGCCTCGCTCCCGCTGCTGCGCGTGCGGCCGGGCCGGGATTAG